A single region of the Felis catus isolate Fca126 chromosome F2, F.catus_Fca126_mat1.0, whole genome shotgun sequence genome encodes:
- the PLAG1 gene encoding LOW QUALITY PROTEIN: zinc finger protein PLAG1 (The sequence of the model RefSeq protein was modified relative to this genomic sequence to represent the inferred CDS: inserted 1 base in 1 codon), which yields MATVIPGDLSEVRDTQKVPSGKRKRGETKPRKNFPCQLCDKAFNSVEKLKVHSYSHTGERPYKCIQQDCTKAFVSKYKLQRHMATHSPEKTHKCNYCEKMFHRKDHLKNHLHTHDPNKETFKCEECGKNYNTKLGFKRHLALHAATSGDLTCKVCLQTFESTGVLLEHLKSHAGKSSGGVKEKKHQCEHCDRRFYTRKDVRRHMVVHTGRKDFLCQYCAQRFGRKDHLTRHMKKSHNQELLKVKTEPVDFLDPFTCNVSVPIKDELLPVMSLPSSELLSKPFTNTLQLNLYNTPFQSMQSSGPAHQMITTLPLGMTCPIDMDAVHPSHHLSFKYPFGSTSYAISIPEKEQPLKGEIESYVMELQGGVPASSQESQASSSKLGLDPQIGSLDDGAGDLSLSKSSISISDPLNTPALDFSQLFNFIPLNGPPYNPLSVGSLGMSYSQEEAHSSVSQLPPXTQDLQDPANTIGLGSLHSLSAAFTSSFSTSTTLPRFHQAFQ from the exons ATGGCCACTGTCATTCCTGGTGATTTGTCAGAAGTAAGAGATACCCAGAAAGTCCCTTCAGGGAAACGTAAGCGTGGTGAAACCAAACCAAGAAAAAACTTCCCTTGCCAACTGTGTGACAAGGCCTTTAACAGTGTTGAGAAATTAAAGGTTCACTCCTACTCTCACACAGGAGAGAGGCCCTACAAGTGCATACAACAAGACTGCACCAAGGCCTTTGTTTCTAAGTACAAATTACAAAG GCACATGGCCACTCATTCTCCTGAGAAAACCCACAAGTGTAATTATTGTGAGAAAATGTTCCACCGGAAAGACCACCTGAAGAACCACCTGCACACGCACGACCCTAACAAAGAGACGTTTAAGTGTGAAGAGTGTGGCAAGAACTACAACACCAAGCTCGGCTTCAAACGTCACCTGGCCCTGCACGCCGCCACCAGCGGTGACCTCACCTGCAAGGTCTGCCTGCAGACGTTCGAAAGCACAGGAGTGCTGCTTGAGCACCTCAAGTCTCACGCGGGCAAGTCGTCCGGCGGGGTCAAGGAGAAGAAGCACCAGTGTGAGCACTGCGACCGCCGCTTCTACACCCGGAAGGACGTCCGGAGACACATGGTGGTGCACACTGGAAGAAAGGACTTCCTCTGTCAGTACTGTGCACAGAGATTTGGGCGGAAGGATCACCTGACTCGCCACATGAAGAAGAGTCACAACCAAGAACTTCTGAAGGTCAAGACGGAACCGGTGGACTTTCTCGATCCATTCACCTGCAACGTTTCCGTGCCTATCAAAGACGAGCTCCTTCCGGTGATGTCCTTACCTTCCAGTGAACTGTTGTCAAAGCCATTCACAAACACTTTGCAGTTAAACCTCTACAACACTCCGTTTCAGTCCATGCAGAGCTCGGGACCCGCCCACCAGATGATCACAACTTTACCTTTGGGAATGACGTGCCCGATAGATATGGACGCTGTCCACCCTTCTCACCACCTTTCTTTCAAATACCCCTTCGGTTCTACCTCATACGCGATTTCGATTCCTGAAAAAGAACAGCCACTAAAGGGGGAAATTGAGAGTTACGTGATGGAGCTGCAAGGCGGCGTGCCCGCCTCATCCCAGGAGTCCCAGGCATCATCATCTAAACTGGGGCTGGATCCTCAGATCGGCTCCCTAGATGATGGCGCAGGGGACCTGTCCCTGTCAAAAAGCTCGATTTCCATCAGCGACCCCCTAAACACACCAGCCTTGGATTTTTCCCAGCTGTTTAATTTCATACCCTTAAACGGCCCTCCCTATAATCCTCTGTCGGTGGGGAGCCTCGGAATGAGCTATTCCCAAGAGGAAGCGCATTCTTCTGTGTCTCAGCTGCCCC AGACCCAGGATCTTCAGGATCCCGCAAACACTATAGGTCTCGGCTCCCTGCACTCACTGTCCGCAGCGTTCACGAGCAGCTTTAGCACGAGCACCACGCTCCCGCGTTTCCATCAGGCTTTCCAGTAG